The following DNA comes from Elusimicrobiota bacterium.
ACACCAGCACCCAATCCTGCAATTAAAGTAAATAGATATTTCGCAAAAGTTCCATCTGGAATGTTTATGATTACAAGACCAATAAATATCCAGTTCAGAAAACCCCAAAAAGATGCTTGCAATTTATTTCTCTTCACCAATGTCGCAAAGCCATTTGCCACTTCAATTACAGTCAGAATGCATGCACCCATAAAAACTGTTAATAATTTAATCAACATAGTTGCATCACCACCTTACTTTTCTACACTAAATTACTAACGCTAATCAAAATGACAATCTGTTTAAATAAGCAATCAGTGCCTGTTTCAATCGTTTTTTATTCTCAGCATCTAACTTGCCAAACCAGAAAGTTAAACCCTCTTTGACAAAATCCAGGATTGCTCGTTCTCCCCAGCTATACTCAGAATAACTTCTCTCAAGCACGAGCCACTTCCTCTTGTTGTCAACAATTTCTACCCTATAATTTATATACTCTGGCATTGCTTTCAACCTTTCTTCTAACGTTCCAGGGTCATCAACACTGAGAACATTCCCTTTTCCTTCCAACGTCAAATCTTCCTTATACATTTGTCTCACCTCACTTGTTTCTCTTCATCTAAATTATGAAACTTGATTCCTGTGCCAACAAGAATAAGTCCTTCAAATTTTTCTACGACTGTCTTTTCAAATTTTCCTCGGGTTAGCGGTTCTTTCGTCAGCCTGAATTTATTTCCGTCTACTTGAATAAAATAGGGAATACCTTTATACGATGCTGCAATATATCCTTCTATACCTATTTCTCTGTTTGGCAATATCAAACTTTTATACTTCATTACATCTTCGCCATAAAAATTGACAGGCACATCAAAATTTGTTTCAAAAATTTCACCTTCTCTATCAGCATATAAATTTTCTACATTGAGAACAACTGTAAAACATGATTCACCGGAAGATGTTTTGGATTCAGGCGAAACAGTTAGTGGTTTGCCAGCTAAATAAAAATAATTATTTGTCTTCATTTCTTATTAGAGGGTTTTGAATTATAATTTTTTCGGTTGAGCAGTAGTTTATGTACATTTTCCCCGACTTCTTTTTTATCTATCAAAAAAGGCAATATGTTCTTCAGTAAAGGGAATAATCTCATCCGATGTGTCACATATAAATGAAAGAAATTTTTCTTCCCCTTCGGTGTTGCATACTGATGGACTCGTCCTTTATAACCTGTTAAAATTTCAATCAACCCATTGATAAACTCCAATATTGCGGGATTTGAATTATAAATTGTAATTTTATTGCCTCGTCTATCAATGCTTCCCTCGCCATCTATAAATGCAGCAATATATATACCAGCTTCCTTCTTCGTAAATTTGTTGGGTTCCATTTTGTTAATCTCCTTCCCCTACTATTAATAGTAAAATCAAAAATCACTTTTTGGGCCGATTTCTTTAATTTTTCTGAAATCATAGTAGGTAAAAAACTATCTTCCCATTAATATATATATAAAATCTTGAATCGTCTCCTGTGCCACTTTTTTACTTCTTCTCCTGCTTTTCTTCTGAATTTTCCCTTAGGCAGGCCAAAAGGTGCTCGTCGGAGAAAGGGTGCTAAAAAATCGCACTTTAAGAAAAAAACAGCAGAAAGAATTACTTAAATTATGGAAATAGGTGAAAGAACTGTAAGACGGATGAATACATCGTTTATGATCTACCATTGCATCTATGATTCTCCTGCCTCCCAATTTTCTTAACATTAAGAGAATTTAGATTTATTAGACACAATACCCCTGAATCGGATGTTGTATCTAATGAAAATATTTTTTGTCTCAAAAGAGTTGTGAAAGTCTTCTAAAATGGGTCTGGGACGCATTCTTTTGCCCATAAAATAAATTATTTGTGTCAGTAAATACAAAATCATTTGTCTTTTTATAGGAGTAAATTCGGTTTCCAATTGCGTAAAATCAGGGTTGCAGATAACCCTTATCAAAAAATAACTTGATTCAAAACGAATTTTATGGTATAATTTAATAGAAAATTTGGTTCTATAGTTTTCCCTATGAAAAGAATCAAAATTATTACAGAAAAAGTTCAGATGGAAGCAGAATTGAATGAAACAAACACTGCAAATATGATTTTTGATATCTTACCGGTAGGAGGCAAAGTAAATACCTGGGGAGAAGAAATATATTTCCAAATTCCTGTTAAAACAGGTCCAGAAAATGCAGTTGAAGTTGTAAAAGAAGGTGACTTAGCCTATTGGCCAGATGGAAATTGTTTTTGCATATTCTTTGGTAAGACACCGATGTCAACAGATAAAGAAATTAGACCTGCCTCAGCAGTTAATCTTGTTGGAAGAGTTTTAGGTAATCCGAAAGAATGGAAAAAGGTCAAAAATGGCGAAAAGATTTTGTTAGATAAAGCTTTGAAATAATAAAAATTGGAGGGAAATTCTATGCTAAAGGTACTTGTAATTTATCACAGCGAAACAGGTAATACACAAAAAATGGCACAATATGTTTTTGAAGGTGCAAGAGAAGAAAAAGTTAATGTTGAATTGAAAAAGGTTCAAGATATTAAAGTTGAAGAATTGCTAACCGCTGATGGAATAATAATTGGCTCGCCAACATATTACGGCTCCCTATCAGCACCTATCAAAAAGTTATTAGATGAAAGTGTAAAATATCACGGTCAACTTGAAGGTAAAGTTGGAGCTGCTTTCAGTTCATCAGCAAATATTGGTGGTGGCAATGAGACTACTATACTTTCTATTTTAGAAGCATTTCTAATTCACGGAATGATTATTCAAGGCACAAGTAAAGGCGACCACTATGGTCCAGTAAGTATAGGTGCGCCAGACAAAAGAGTAGAGAAGCAGTGTAAAGAACTCGGAAGAAGAGTTGCACAATTAGTGATGAAATTAGCAGAATAGTTTAACAAAATCAGATTTTTAGAATTATGATTTCATATGCAACAATGGAATGAAATTTTCAAAAAGGAAGGAAAAGTATTTACAAAAGTGCAAGAAGATATTCCTAAGGTTTTGACTTTATTCAAAAAACACAATATTAAAAAAATTCTTGATTTAGGATGTGGTTCTGGAAGGCATGTCATATATTTTACTAAACGAGGATTTGATGTTTATGGGATTGATATTTCTAAAGAAGGATTGAATATCACAAAATCTTGGTTAAAAAAAGAAAAACTTAAAGCCAATCTTAAAATTGGTTCGGTATATGAGAAATTACCATATCAGAATAATTTTTTTGATGCAATAATTTCTGTTCAGGTAATTCATCATGCCAGAATTAAAACTATTCGGAAAGCAATCAGAGAGATAGAGAGAATATTGAAACCAAATGGTTTAATTTTTATTACAGTACGGAAGCGTATGTCTAAACGAGAATTATTAAAATTATCACAAGAAAAATTAATATGGAAATTAAAACAAATAGAACCAAGAACCTTCCTCCCTTTAACTGGAAAAGAAAAAGGATTACTTCATTATTATTTCAATAAAGGATTGCTAAGAAAAGAATTTAAGAATTTTAAAATTTATGATGTCTGGATAGATTCCACAGGACATTACTGTCTTCTTGGTGAATTAAAAGATTGATTTCGGACTATCCGGGCGACTATTCGCAAACCTTCGGTTTGCTCGTCTATAAAAACTGTAGATTCAACTCAAAAAATAGATTGGTTAAGAATGGTAATCAATGACATTTTTGTAACGACAGACAATTGGGGGTTCTACAGATGAAGAAAGAAACAAAAGGAAAAGACGAATTGGATAAGATAATCAATCAGGAACAGGAACTTGCAGCAGTTTATGCAAGGATAAGTGAACGTGAGCGAACACCCGAAGTAACACCTAGTGAACTCACAAATCTTGAAGTGCAAGTTGAACGGGCTAAAAAGTTAGCAGAAGGGAAAGGTTATAAGATATACGACATATATGCGGAGACATATACTGGGACAAGGCTGGAAGGTAGAGTTCAATTTCAGCGATTGCTGGAAGATGCTCGTCGGAAAAAATTTACACGAGTTATAACTGTAAGATTTGATAGAATCTTTCGTAATTTATTTGAATTTTTGAAGGTACTTAGGGAATGGGACGAATTAGGAATTATACTTGAAGATAAAGATTATAGTTTTGCTGAGAAAAGTATATCGGGAAAAATTTTAAGATATATTCTCCCAGTTATTGCTGAAATAGAAAGAGACCTTATTGCAGCCAGGACAGGTGAAAAGTTAGAAGCAAAAGCGGAAAAAGGCGAATTTTTAGGTGGACCGCCGCCGTTAGGTTATGATCTTATAAATAAGAAACTTGTAGTCAACAAAAAAGAGGCAAAATTAGTGAAGCATATTTTTGTACTGTATCTTGAATGCAGGTCTGCACACAAAGTAGCAGGGAAACTTAACGGTGAAGGTTACAGAACGAAAAAATGGATTGATAAGAATGGCAAGGAACATGGCGGAAAACTTTTTACGAGTGATAGTGTGTTGAGAATTTTGAAAAATATCCGCTACACTGGTAAGCAAGAAAGATTGGGAAAATTATATAAAGGAATTCATACTCCTATTATAAGTGAAAAATTGTTTAATAAAGTGCGAGAACTACTTCCTGAAAGTGCAAAATCTCCTATGCTATCAGTAGCAGCAAAATCTGGCCTGTTGTTACTCGGTATAATCAAATGCGGGTTCTGCGGAGGCGCAATGACTACAACTTTTGGGAAGAAA
Coding sequences within:
- a CDS encoding LAGLIDADG family homing endonuclease; translated protein: MEPNKFTKKEAGIYIAAFIDGEGSIDRRGNKITIYNSNPAILEFINGLIEILTGYKGRVHQYATPKGKKNFFHLYVTHRMRLFPLLKNILPFLIDKKEVGENVHKLLLNRKNYNSKPSNKK
- a CDS encoding cyclophilin-like fold protein; amino-acid sequence: MKRIKIITEKVQMEAELNETNTANMIFDILPVGGKVNTWGEEIYFQIPVKTGPENAVEVVKEGDLAYWPDGNCFCIFFGKTPMSTDKEIRPASAVNLVGRVLGNPKEWKKVKNGEKILLDKALK
- a CDS encoding flavodoxin family protein, with the protein product MLKVLVIYHSETGNTQKMAQYVFEGAREEKVNVELKKVQDIKVEELLTADGIIIGSPTYYGSLSAPIKKLLDESVKYHGQLEGKVGAAFSSSANIGGGNETTILSILEAFLIHGMIIQGTSKGDHYGPVSIGAPDKRVEKQCKELGRRVAQLVMKLAE
- a CDS encoding class I SAM-dependent methyltransferase, with amino-acid sequence MQQWNEIFKKEGKVFTKVQEDIPKVLTLFKKHNIKKILDLGCGSGRHVIYFTKRGFDVYGIDISKEGLNITKSWLKKEKLKANLKIGSVYEKLPYQNNFFDAIISVQVIHHARIKTIRKAIREIERILKPNGLIFITVRKRMSKRELLKLSQEKLIWKLKQIEPRTFLPLTGKEKGLLHYYFNKGLLRKEFKNFKIYDVWIDSTGHYCLLGELKD
- a CDS encoding recombinase family protein; this translates as MKKETKGKDELDKIINQEQELAAVYARISERERTPEVTPSELTNLEVQVERAKKLAEGKGYKIYDIYAETYTGTRLEGRVQFQRLLEDARRKKFTRVITVRFDRIFRNLFEFLKVLREWDELGIILEDKDYSFAEKSISGKILRYILPVIAEIERDLIAARTGEKLEAKAEKGEFLGGPPPLGYDLINKKLVVNKKEAKLVKHIFVLYLECRSAHKVAGKLNGEGYRTKKWIDKNGKEHGGKLFTSDSVLRILKNIRYTGKQERLGKLYKGIHTPIISEKLFNKVRELLPESAKSPMLSVAAKSGLLLLGIIKCGFCGGAMTTTFGKKGDRKIYYYKCVKSTKYHVTKKKGKPVWYERDQQCNAGEVPAEALDNFIADRVIQMSKDKKYLAAVFREAAEGARKKSEELEEQLNRKRNLLVVGKRKYEDFMNGLPELKGLKQRVKDDFINKINKMAEENDKLEQEIAELKKQIEIERSRESRPAQLQNIYKDFAKLYKAKETTQKQRKEWFDLLLVK